The Gillisia sp. Hel_I_86 genome has a segment encoding these proteins:
- a CDS encoding heavy metal translocating P-type ATPase, which translates to MKHTYTISGMTCNGCSTHVENTLKEVDGVSNAQVDLEKAEAEIEMESHIKLSQFQKALKEDGGNYEIHEQGKTLTNIYDVTGMTCNGCRSHVEKVLNDVEGVSKATVDLEKKEAVIEMEPHVNIKKFQEALKKEGETYKIYPQGKAPKAGENEPSKAIENGTGTFYCPMHCEGDKTYNQPGDCPVCGMDLVEEMSLKATATQYTCPMHPEIIRDEPGDCPICGMDLVPMEADVSAEKKSYLRLVKKFKIAVIFTLPIFLIAMSEMIPGNPLYDWLDMQVWNWIQLGLSIPVVFYATWMFFERAYRSIVTWNLNMFTLIGIGAGVAWVFSVVGLLLPDLFPDQFKTEMGTVHVYFEAATVILTLVLLGQLLEARAHSRTNSAIKELLKLAPNKAYRIVDGVEEEIPTDKIVVGDLLRVKPGDKIPVDGIIEKGQSSLDESMITGEPIPVDKAEGDKVSSGTINGNQSFTMKAEKVGNETLLAQIIKMVNDASRSQAPIQKLADTISGYFVPIVVFISIITFVVWAIYGPEPAYAYAMINAIAVLIIACPCALGLATPMSVMVGVGKGAQNGVLIKNAEALEQMDKVDVLIIDKTGTITEGKPSVEKVVALTSIYSEEQALQYISSVNSMSEHPLAEATVKYAKEKNVTLKEASNFNSVTGKGVTGEIDGKKVAIGNDKLMKDSRADITSEFKSQVDKEQEQGKTVSYVSIDNTIIGYITITDPIKKTSAKAIQELMDDGIEVLMLTGDNEKTAKAVADQLHLSGFKAGMLPEDKLNEVKRLQSEGKLVAMAGDGINDAPALAQSNVGIAMGTGTDVAIESAKITLVKGDLQGVVKAKRLSEKVMRNIKQNLFFALIYNTLGVPLAAGVLFPFFGLLLSPMIAALAMSFSSVSVIANALRLRTAKIN; encoded by the coding sequence ATGAAACATACCTATACAATATCCGGAATGACCTGCAATGGCTGTAGCACCCATGTTGAAAACACTTTAAAGGAGGTGGATGGTGTTTCTAATGCCCAAGTGGATCTGGAAAAAGCCGAAGCCGAAATTGAAATGGAATCCCATATTAAATTGAGCCAATTTCAAAAGGCTTTAAAAGAGGATGGGGGAAATTATGAGATCCATGAGCAGGGAAAAACCCTCACTAATATTTATGATGTTACGGGAATGACTTGCAATGGGTGTAGGTCTCATGTGGAAAAGGTTCTAAATGATGTAGAGGGGGTCTCTAAAGCCACGGTAGATCTTGAAAAAAAGGAAGCTGTTATAGAAATGGAGCCTCATGTTAACATCAAAAAATTTCAGGAGGCATTAAAAAAAGAAGGGGAAACCTATAAAATTTATCCTCAGGGGAAAGCCCCAAAAGCAGGGGAAAATGAACCTTCAAAAGCCATAGAAAATGGAACGGGAACTTTTTATTGCCCAATGCATTGCGAGGGAGATAAAACCTATAACCAGCCTGGTGATTGCCCTGTGTGTGGGATGGACCTTGTGGAAGAAATGAGTTTGAAAGCAACTGCAACCCAATATACCTGCCCGATGCATCCGGAAATTATTAGGGACGAACCAGGGGATTGCCCAATTTGTGGGATGGACCTGGTGCCCATGGAGGCCGATGTTTCAGCAGAAAAGAAGTCCTATTTAAGACTGGTGAAAAAATTTAAGATCGCGGTAATCTTTACACTTCCAATATTTCTGATCGCAATGTCTGAGATGATCCCTGGAAACCCACTTTATGATTGGTTGGACATGCAGGTATGGAACTGGATCCAACTGGGACTTTCCATTCCAGTGGTTTTTTATGCGACTTGGATGTTTTTTGAACGCGCCTATAGATCTATAGTAACATGGAACCTCAATATGTTTACATTGATTGGGATTGGTGCGGGTGTGGCCTGGGTTTTTAGCGTAGTTGGGTTGTTGCTGCCAGATCTATTTCCAGATCAGTTTAAAACTGAAATGGGAACCGTGCATGTATATTTTGAAGCAGCAACTGTAATCCTAACATTGGTGCTTTTAGGTCAGTTATTGGAAGCCAGAGCACACAGCAGGACAAATAGCGCCATTAAAGAACTACTAAAACTGGCCCCAAACAAGGCCTACCGGATTGTTGATGGGGTGGAAGAGGAAATTCCTACCGATAAAATTGTGGTAGGGGACTTGCTTAGGGTGAAACCAGGGGATAAAATACCCGTGGACGGAATCATAGAAAAAGGCCAAAGTAGTCTGGATGAATCCATGATTACTGGAGAGCCTATTCCAGTAGATAAAGCCGAAGGGGACAAGGTGAGTTCTGGTACTATCAATGGGAACCAGAGTTTTACCATGAAAGCCGAAAAAGTGGGAAATGAGACCTTATTGGCCCAGATCATAAAAATGGTAAATGATGCCAGCAGGTCCCAAGCTCCTATTCAAAAATTAGCAGATACAATTTCTGGATATTTTGTGCCTATTGTAGTGTTTATTTCCATAATAACATTTGTAGTTTGGGCAATCTATGGACCTGAGCCTGCTTACGCCTATGCAATGATAAATGCAATTGCAGTATTGATAATTGCGTGCCCTTGTGCTTTAGGACTCGCTACCCCAATGTCGGTTATGGTAGGGGTTGGAAAAGGTGCCCAAAATGGAGTACTTATTAAAAATGCCGAGGCGCTAGAGCAAATGGATAAGGTAGATGTGCTTATAATTGATAAAACCGGAACGATTACAGAAGGAAAACCCTCTGTGGAAAAAGTAGTGGCATTGACCTCTATATATTCCGAAGAGCAAGCACTGCAATACATAAGCTCTGTTAATTCCATGAGCGAACATCCACTGGCAGAAGCTACTGTGAAGTACGCAAAAGAGAAAAACGTGACTTTAAAGGAAGCATCTAATTTCAATTCGGTTACGGGAAAAGGGGTTACTGGAGAAATTGATGGGAAAAAGGTAGCGATTGGAAATGATAAATTGATGAAAGATTCCAGAGCCGATATTACTTCGGAATTCAAAAGTCAAGTTGATAAAGAGCAAGAGCAGGGCAAAACGGTTTCCTATGTTTCTATAGATAATACCATTATTGGATATATCACTATTACAGATCCTATTAAGAAAACAAGTGCCAAGGCAATTCAGGAATTAATGGATGACGGGATCGAGGTGCTGATGCTCACGGGGGATAATGAAAAAACCGCCAAAGCCGTCGCAGATCAACTTCATTTATCTGGTTTTAAAGCAGGAATGTTACCTGAAGACAAGTTAAATGAAGTAAAACGTCTCCAATCTGAAGGAAAGTTAGTTGCCATGGCAGGAGATGGTATTAACGATGCGCCTGCATTGGCACAATCGAATGTAGGGATTGCGATGGGTACCGGGACAGATGTTGCCATTGAGAGCGCAAAAATCACGTTGGTGAAAGGAGACCTTCAAGGGGTGGTAAAAGCCAAGCGACTTAGTGAAAAAGTAATGCGAAATATTAAACAGAATTTGTTCTTTGCTTTAATATATAACACTTTGGGCGTCCCCCTTGCAGCAGGAGTTCTTTTTCCTTTTTTCGGATTGTTGCTATCCCCAATGATCGCGGCATTGGCAATGAGCTTTAGTTCGGTTTCCGTAATTGCGAATGCGCTGAGATTAAGGACTGCAAAAATTAATTAG
- a CDS encoding four-helix bundle copper-binding protein yields MRNEKLIQALGNCINHCNYCADACLDEDDIKMMVDCIRIDRVCAEACAALNQILATSYKDVQGLVDYCKKVCRACAEECEKHDSQHCKDCAKACRECEKACESYAPAA; encoded by the coding sequence ATGAGAAATGAAAAATTGATCCAAGCATTAGGTAACTGTATTAACCATTGTAATTATTGTGCAGACGCCTGCCTAGATGAAGATGATATAAAAATGATGGTAGATTGCATTAGGATAGACCGCGTTTGTGCTGAAGCTTGTGCAGCCTTAAACCAGATCTTGGCGACAAGTTATAAAGATGTTCAGGGTCTTGTGGATTATTGTAAAAAAGTTTGCAGGGCATGTGCAGAGGAATGCGAAAAACATGATAGCCAACATTGTAAGGATTGTGCAAAAGCATGTCGCGAATGTGAAAAAGCATGTGAGTCTTATGCTCCTGCAGCATAA
- a CDS encoding ion channel — protein sequence MEYLLVILGALLYLVIVADILKTTLSMQGGGWLTSKFSHGFWSLLLKISGKNGNSKFLAQAGFFLLILIVLIWVCLLVLSFFLLLQSDVDSLVNSSKIPASALEKLYYAGFVISTLGVGDFMASNDLWRIVTDVYSFTGLILLTMSVTYFIPVLSGVIKQRKLGINLSSLGNSPEAIVLNAWNGKDYEFFKLQLLNFSDALLEHNQNHRAYPVIHFFHNSNKEHAIILQIARLNEAVYILENTLKPEYTISGQILSSIRTALNNYIKVIKEVSNIEVKPEAPNSPGISKLEEKGMLKPNIGTIDFSKDVQHNRKVFLTLVEKDGWKWEDVFM from the coding sequence ATGGAATATCTTTTAGTTATTTTGGGTGCATTACTTTATTTGGTAATTGTAGCGGACATTCTTAAAACCACGCTTTCCATGCAAGGGGGCGGTTGGCTAACAAGTAAATTTTCCCATGGTTTTTGGAGCCTATTGCTAAAGATTTCAGGAAAAAATGGCAACTCTAAATTTTTGGCACAAGCCGGTTTTTTTCTTTTGATTTTGATAGTTTTAATTTGGGTGTGCTTATTAGTACTTAGCTTTTTTCTTTTATTGCAATCAGATGTGGACTCTTTGGTAAATTCTTCTAAAATCCCGGCATCGGCATTAGAAAAACTATATTATGCAGGTTTCGTGATTTCCACACTGGGAGTAGGGGATTTTATGGCATCCAACGATTTATGGCGAATAGTTACAGATGTGTATTCATTCACAGGGCTCATCCTACTTACCATGTCGGTTACCTATTTTATTCCAGTTTTATCAGGGGTAATAAAACAAAGAAAATTAGGAATAAACCTTAGTAGTTTGGGAAATAGTCCAGAAGCTATTGTTCTAAATGCTTGGAATGGAAAAGATTATGAATTTTTTAAATTGCAGCTATTGAATTTTTCTGATGCATTGTTGGAGCATAACCAAAACCATAGAGCGTATCCGGTAATTCATTTTTTTCATAATAGCAATAAGGAGCACGCCATTATATTGCAGATCGCCCGTCTAAACGAAGCGGTGTATATTCTAGAAAACACTTTAAAACCGGAATACACTATTTCAGGGCAAATATTATCCTCTATAAGAACTGCTTTGAACAATTATATTAAAGTAATAAAAGAGGTTTCTAATATTGAGGTAAAACCGGAGGCTCCAAATTCTCCTGGAATATCAAAATTGGAAGAAAAAGGAATGCTTAAACCTAATATTGGAACAATAGATTTTTCAAAAGATGTCCAGCATAATCGCAAGGTATTTTTAACTTTAGTTGAAAAAGATGGTTGGAAATGGGAAGATGTGTTTATGTGA
- a CDS encoding heavy-metal-associated domain-containing protein gives MKHIYTISGMTCNGCRTHVENTLNKMENVANAKVSLEKAEAEIEMESHIKLSEFQKALKEDGGNYGIHEQVEP, from the coding sequence ATGAAACATATCTATACAATATCCGGAATGACCTGCAATGGCTGTAGAACCCATGTAGAAAACACCTTAAATAAAATGGAGAATGTTGCCAATGCAAAAGTGAGCCTAGAAAAGGCCGAAGCAGAAATAGAAATGGAATCCCATATTAAGTTGAGCGAATTTCAAAAAGCCTTAAAAGAAGATGGGGGAAATTATGGAATCCATGAACAAGTGGAGCCTTGA
- a CDS encoding zinc-dependent metalloprotease: protein MTKQLSHKLLLIALSLSVSGCAVFQPKEKKASEQTAAKSESKDKDGIKPYDKVITKDAKSDKGLFTVHKVDEAYFYEIPDSLLNREMLTVTRIAKTANGIGFGGGKQDTQVHKWERKNNQILLRVVSHEVFAADSLPVHEAVANSNFEPILQSFAIKAFNKDSLSRNYVIDVTDLYTKDVMALGLPDRDRKEYKVSRLDDARSYIDTIKSFPENIEVRHVKTYNAANPPSNESTGSISLEFSNSMILLPKEPMKRRYFDQRVGWFARGQVDYGLDVQKSKTIKYLDRWRLEVKDEDLEKFRKGELVEPKKQIVYYIDRATPKQWVPYIKEGIEDWQVAFEAAGFKNAIIAKDAPTKEEDPDWSPEDARYSVVRYLASPIPNANGPHVSDPRSGEILESDINWYHNVMTLLRNWFFVQTAAINEDARGVQFKDEVMGRLIRFVSSHEVGHTLGLPHNMGSSVAYPVEKLRDPEFTKKYGTAPSIMDYARFNYVAQPGDGDVALMPEIGTYDKYAIAWGYKPILDKSATEEKQTLDSWILKHQDDPMYRFGSQQSGVIDPSSQTEDLGDDAILASQYGIANLKRIVPNLIEWTAEDGKDYEDLDDLYGQVLSQYNRYMGHVTANIGGVYQYYKTYDQEGPVYTHVAADRQKEAMSFLQKELFTTPEWLIDQNIFNKIEFDGNLERVRSFQERSMNNLLDFGRMARLMENSEINGSEAYSLLNMMTDLRTGVWSELNRGRSIDLYRRNLQRAYLERMEYLMTEKQSEIPARFRSWVKRSTIDVANSDIRPIVRGELVTLQGNIRNAMNRSNDKLTRYHLQDALKRIDLILNPIAKS from the coding sequence ATGACCAAACAGTTATCCCACAAGCTATTATTAATAGCCTTGTCCCTCTCTGTTTCCGGATGTGCCGTTTTTCAACCTAAAGAAAAAAAGGCTTCCGAACAAACAGCAGCAAAATCGGAATCCAAAGACAAAGACGGAATTAAACCTTACGATAAGGTAATTACCAAAGATGCCAAATCTGACAAAGGATTATTTACAGTCCATAAAGTGGACGAAGCTTATTTCTATGAAATTCCCGACAGTCTATTAAACCGTGAAATGCTCACGGTAACAAGAATTGCAAAAACCGCCAACGGAATTGGGTTTGGTGGTGGAAAACAAGATACCCAAGTTCACAAATGGGAACGAAAGAACAATCAGATCCTTTTAAGAGTAGTTTCCCATGAGGTTTTTGCTGCAGATTCACTTCCTGTTCATGAAGCCGTGGCGAATTCCAACTTTGAGCCCATTCTTCAATCTTTCGCCATTAAGGCATTTAATAAAGATTCTTTGAGCAGAAATTATGTGATAGATGTAACAGACCTTTATACCAAAGATGTGATGGCGTTGGGACTACCAGATAGGGATAGAAAAGAATACAAGGTTTCCAGGTTGGACGATGCAAGATCTTACATAGATACCATTAAGAGTTTTCCTGAAAATATTGAGGTGCGACACGTAAAAACATATAATGCGGCGAACCCACCTTCTAATGAAAGTACCGGATCTATTTCCTTGGAATTCAGCAATTCCATGATCTTGCTTCCCAAAGAACCTATGAAGCGTCGCTATTTCGACCAAAGGGTTGGGTGGTTTGCAAGAGGTCAGGTAGATTATGGTTTGGATGTTCAAAAAAGTAAAACCATCAAATATCTGGATAGATGGAGACTGGAAGTAAAAGATGAGGATCTTGAAAAATTCAGGAAGGGCGAACTCGTAGAGCCTAAAAAACAAATTGTTTATTATATAGATAGGGCAACCCCAAAGCAATGGGTGCCCTATATTAAAGAAGGAATCGAAGATTGGCAAGTGGCTTTTGAAGCTGCGGGTTTCAAAAATGCCATTATAGCCAAGGATGCTCCTACAAAAGAAGAAGACCCAGATTGGAGTCCGGAGGATGCACGTTATTCTGTAGTTAGATATCTCGCTTCCCCAATTCCCAATGCGAATGGACCTCATGTGAGCGACCCAAGATCTGGAGAGATCTTGGAATCTGATATTAACTGGTACCATAATGTAATGACCTTACTTAGAAACTGGTTCTTTGTGCAAACCGCTGCCATAAATGAAGATGCGCGTGGGGTACAGTTCAAGGATGAAGTAATGGGAAGATTAATTCGTTTCGTTTCTTCACACGAAGTTGGCCATACTTTGGGGTTACCACATAACATGGGAAGCAGTGTAGCTTATCCTGTAGAAAAACTGAGAGATCCAGAATTCACTAAAAAATATGGGACAGCTCCTTCCATTATGGATTATGCACGTTTCAATTATGTGGCGCAACCAGGGGATGGAGATGTTGCGCTAATGCCGGAAATTGGCACTTACGATAAATATGCAATTGCATGGGGCTATAAGCCTATCCTAGATAAATCTGCTACTGAAGAAAAGCAAACATTGGATTCCTGGATCTTAAAGCATCAAGATGATCCTATGTATCGCTTCGGAAGTCAACAAAGCGGAGTAATAGATCCTAGTTCCCAAACCGAAGATCTTGGAGATGATGCCATTCTTGCCAGCCAGTACGGAATTGCAAATCTTAAGCGTATCGTACCAAATCTTATAGAATGGACCGCAGAAGATGGAAAAGACTATGAAGATCTTGATGATCTTTATGGACAGGTCCTTAGCCAGTACAATAGATATATGGGGCATGTAACTGCCAATATTGGTGGGGTGTATCAATATTATAAAACCTACGACCAAGAAGGGCCGGTTTATACCCATGTTGCTGCCGATCGTCAAAAGGAAGCTATGAGTTTTCTTCAAAAAGAATTGTTCACCACTCCAGAATGGTTGATAGACCAGAACATCTTCAATAAAATTGAGTTTGATGGTAATTTAGAACGTGTGAGAAGCTTCCAAGAAAGAAGTATGAACAATCTTCTCGACTTTGGACGAATGGCCAGGTTAATGGAGAATTCAGAAATAAATGGAAGTGAAGCATACTCTCTTTTAAATATGATGACCGACCTAAGGACAGGAGTTTGGAGTGAACTGAATAGAGGTCGGTCTATAGATCTTTACAGGAGAAACCTTCAAAGGGCTTATTTAGAACGTATGGAATACCTAATGACAGAGAAACAAAGTGAAATTCCTGCACGCTTTAGAAGTTGGGTAAAACGAAGCACCATAGATGTTGCCAACAGTGATATTAGGCCTATTGTAAGAGGGGAATTAGTGACACTTCAAGGTAATATTAGAAACGCAATGAATAGGTCCAATGATAAACTTACCAGATATCATTTGCAAGATGCGTTAAAAAGGATCGATCTTATTTTAAATCCTATTGCAAAAAGTTAG
- a CDS encoding YqaE/Pmp3 family membrane protein, which yields MSVWRVILSVLFPPLAVYDKGCGSILIVLILTLLGWIPGVIAALIILNNRK from the coding sequence ATGAGTGTTTGGAGGGTTATTTTATCGGTATTATTTCCACCATTGGCAGTATACGACAAAGGTTGCGGTTCAATATTAATTGTGCTGATTCTTACTTTGCTGGGTTGGATCCCCGGAGTGATTGCAGCCCTAATTATCCTAAACAACAGGAAATAA
- a CDS encoding SDR family oxidoreductase has protein sequence MDQSKKPETTRRRVVVITGASAGVGRAATRAFAKKGYNVGLLARGKDGLEAATKEVQELGREAVYQLVDVADAGAVEAAATYIEGQLGPIDVWVNNAMNSVFSPIKKMKAEEYKRVTDVTYLGQVNGTLSALKRMLPRDRGAIVFVGSALAYRGIPLQSAYCGAKHAIEGFFDSLRTELIHDKSKVKVSIVQLPALNTTQFGFVKSRLPKKPKPMGTIYQPEVAADAILYAAEHDRREIMVGWSTVKAIVGNKIAPWYADRVLANTAIEGQQTNEPEDPGRQHNLWEPIPGDHGVHGSFTHMAKSSSWELWLSKNKPMLSWVLLVVVVLLIILLII, from the coding sequence ATGGACCAATCGAAAAAACCTGAAACCACACGCCGTAGAGTAGTAGTGATAACCGGGGCTTCTGCCGGGGTAGGGCGTGCCGCGACAAGGGCTTTCGCAAAAAAGGGCTATAATGTTGGCCTGCTTGCCCGGGGCAAAGACGGATTGGAAGCGGCCACAAAAGAAGTTCAAGAACTGGGGCGTGAAGCTGTTTATCAACTGGTAGATGTGGCCGATGCCGGTGCGGTAGAAGCAGCCGCCACGTATATTGAAGGCCAATTGGGGCCTATAGACGTTTGGGTAAACAATGCCATGAACAGCGTTTTTAGCCCTATAAAAAAAATGAAAGCCGAGGAATATAAACGGGTGACCGACGTTACCTATCTTGGCCAGGTAAACGGCACCCTTTCGGCACTTAAAAGGATGCTGCCCAGGGACCGGGGCGCTATTGTGTTTGTGGGCTCGGCACTGGCGTACAGGGGGATCCCGCTTCAATCGGCATATTGCGGGGCCAAACATGCCATAGAGGGTTTTTTTGATTCATTACGCACGGAACTGATCCATGATAAAAGTAAGGTTAAAGTTTCCATAGTACAATTACCTGCACTGAACACTACTCAGTTTGGCTTTGTAAAAAGCCGCCTGCCCAAAAAACCAAAACCTATGGGAACGATCTACCAGCCGGAAGTTGCTGCTGATGCTATACTGTATGCGGCAGAACATGACAGGCGGGAAATCATGGTTGGCTGGTCTACGGTTAAGGCCATAGTAGGGAATAAAATCGCCCCCTGGTATGCAGACCGTGTCCTGGCCAATACTGCGATAGAAGGGCAGCAAACCAATGAACCTGAAGATCCAGGCAGGCAGCATAACTTGTGGGAACCTATTCCAGGCGATCATGGGGTCCATGGCAGTTTTACCCATATGGCAAAATCTTCCAGTTGGGAATTATGGTTGAGCAAAAATAAGCCCATGCTAAGCTGGGTTTTATTGGTGGTAGTTGTTTTGCTGATTATATTACTTATTATTTAA
- a CDS encoding DUF2267 domain-containing protein translates to MDKIVSLVVEKTGISESQAQTAVITVANFLKDKMPAGMAGQVDAYLKDEGGAGEGFGDVAGKLGGMFGKK, encoded by the coding sequence ATGGATAAAATTGTAAGCTTAGTAGTAGAAAAAACGGGGATTTCAGAATCGCAAGCACAGACCGCAGTCATTACTGTAGCAAACTTTTTAAAAGATAAAATGCCCGCAGGCATGGCTGGTCAGGTTGATGCATATTTAAAAGATGAAGGCGGTGCCGGCGAAGGCTTTGGCGATGTCGCAGGAAAACTTGGTGGAATGTTTGGTAAGAAATAA
- the lysS gene encoding lysine--tRNA ligase, whose amino-acid sequence MQLSEQEIVRREKLASLRKLGINPYPADLFPVDHTTAKIKSKFEEGKKVVVAGRLMSRRIQGKASFAEIQDSAGKIQVYFNRDEICPGEDKSKYNDVYKKLLDIGDFIGIHGELFTTQVGEKTIMVKEFSLLSKALRPLPLPKTDKEGHIFDQFNDPEQRYRQRYADLVVNPKVKEVFVKRTKLFNAMRTFFNDAGYFEVETPILQPIPGGAAARPFMTHHNALDMPLYMRIANELYLKRLIVGGFDGVYEFSKNFRNEGMDRTHNPEFTAMEIYVAYKDYNWMMEFTENLLEHCAMEVNGTTDATFGKHSVSFKTPYKRVTMTDAIKDFTGFDITGKSEKELFEAARGMGVDVDETMGKGKLIDEIFGEKCEGQFIQPTFITDYPKEMSPLCKEHRDNPELTERFELMVCGKEIANAYSELNDPIEQRARFEEQLKLSEKGDDEAMFIDNDFLRALEYGMPPTSGLGIGMDRLIMYLTNNQSIQEVLFFPQMKPEKKAAVPKPEDFLKIGVPQEWVDVVMHEFLSVAKLKENKATQVHQKLNGLRKKNKLPVAALQLEEVEKWFNQ is encoded by the coding sequence ATGCAGCTATCTGAACAAGAAATTGTAAGAAGGGAAAAATTAGCTTCCCTTAGAAAATTAGGCATCAATCCTTATCCGGCAGATTTATTCCCGGTGGACCATACAACTGCCAAGATCAAATCCAAGTTTGAAGAAGGCAAGAAGGTAGTAGTTGCGGGAAGACTTATGTCTAGAAGAATTCAAGGAAAAGCATCTTTCGCAGAGATTCAGGATTCAGCTGGAAAGATCCAAGTATATTTCAATAGGGACGAAATTTGCCCAGGTGAAGATAAAAGCAAATACAACGACGTTTATAAAAAATTACTGGATATAGGTGATTTTATAGGGATCCATGGAGAGCTTTTCACTACACAAGTAGGGGAAAAAACCATCATGGTAAAGGAATTCTCTCTCCTTAGTAAGGCATTGCGCCCACTCCCACTTCCTAAAACAGATAAAGAAGGTCATATTTTTGATCAGTTTAACGATCCAGAACAACGTTATAGACAGCGTTATGCAGATCTTGTGGTGAACCCCAAAGTGAAAGAGGTTTTTGTGAAGAGAACCAAACTTTTTAATGCCATGCGTACTTTCTTTAATGATGCAGGTTATTTTGAAGTAGAAACCCCAATCCTACAGCCAATTCCGGGAGGAGCTGCAGCAAGGCCTTTTATGACGCACCACAATGCATTGGATATGCCCCTTTATATGAGAATTGCGAACGAATTATATCTTAAAAGACTGATCGTTGGTGGATTTGATGGAGTGTATGAGTTTTCCAAAAACTTCAGAAATGAAGGAATGGACAGAACACATAATCCAGAGTTTACGGCCATGGAGATCTATGTGGCATACAAAGATTATAATTGGATGATGGAATTCACTGAAAATTTGTTGGAACATTGTGCGATGGAAGTGAATGGAACTACCGATGCCACCTTTGGTAAGCACTCGGTAAGCTTTAAAACTCCCTATAAAAGGGTTACCATGACCGATGCTATTAAGGATTTTACTGGATTCGATATCACAGGGAAGTCTGAAAAAGAACTTTTCGAAGCTGCCAGGGGAATGGGTGTGGACGTAGATGAAACCATGGGAAAAGGGAAACTTATCGATGAGATCTTTGGTGAAAAATGTGAAGGCCAGTTTATTCAACCGACTTTTATCACAGATTACCCAAAGGAAATGAGTCCGCTTTGCAAGGAACATAGGGATAATCCAGAATTAACCGAACGTTTTGAATTGATGGTCTGCGGAAAAGAGATTGCAAATGCGTATTCAGAGTTAAACGATCCTATCGAGCAACGCGCCAGGTTCGAAGAGCAATTAAAACTTTCTGAAAAAGGGGATGATGAAGCGATGTTTATAGACAATGACTTTTTGAGAGCCTTGGAATATGGAATGCCGCCAACTTCTGGATTGGGAATTGGAATGGATAGGTTAATTATGTACCTCACCAACAACCAATCTATACAGGAAGTGCTTTTCTTTCCTCAAATGAAACCAGAAAAGAAAGCTGCAGTTCCAAAACCCGAAGATTTCCTTAAAATTGGAGTGCCCCAGGAGTGGGTGGATGTTGTGATGCATGAATTTTTAAGTGTTGCCAAGCTCAAAGAAAACAAGGCAACACAGGTGCATCAAAAATTGAATGGCTTAAGAAAAAAGAATAAATTACCTGTTGCTGCGCTTCAATTGGAAGAAGTAGAAAAGTGGTTCAATCAATAA
- a CDS encoding four-helix bundle copper-binding protein, with translation MRNEKLIQALGNCINHCNYCADACLDEDNVEMMVDCIRIDRVCAEACAALNQILATSYKDVQGLVDYCKKVCRACAEECEKHDSQHCKDCARACRECEKACESFARAA, from the coding sequence ATGAGAAATGAAAAATTGATCCAGGCATTAGGTAACTGTATTAACCATTGTAATTATTGTGCAGACGCTTGCCTAGATGAAGATAATGTAGAAATGATGGTAGATTGCATTAGGATAGACCGCGTTTGTGCTGAAGCTTGTGCAGCTTTAAACCAGATCTTGGCAACCAGTTATAAAGATGTGCAGGGTCTTGTGGATTATTGTAAAAAAGTTTGCAGGGCATGTGCAGAGGAATGCGAAAAACATGATAGCCAACATTGTAAGGATTGTGCAAGAGCATGTCGTGAATGTGAAAAGGCATGTGAGTCTTTTGCTCGTGCAGCATAG